In Salmo trutta chromosome 37, fSalTru1.1, whole genome shotgun sequence, the following proteins share a genomic window:
- the LOC115176910 gene encoding C-C chemokine receptor type 4-like, whose translation MNTTEATSTDDYSGDDYYGNMISPCSTGTSLTQGSNYQPILFYLVFTLGLTGNSLVLWVLLKYMKLKTMTDICLLNLALSDLLLALSLPLWAYHAQGHEFEGDSPCKIMAGVYQVGLYSSILFVTMMSVDRYLAIVHAVTAMRARTLRYGALASIIVWVASIGAALPEAIFAAVVWEDDEDIGSSCQRIYPEDTEKTWKLLRNFGENGVGLVLCLPIVVFCYISILTVLQRLRNSKKDRAMKLIFAIVGMFVVSWVPYNIVVFLRTLQMFDIGNSCEASTQLDRAMEVTETIALAHCCVNPVIYAFVGEKFRKCLGTALSRYPLCKKLSKHAMVSSRGSENETSNTPV comes from the coding sequence ATGAACACAACCGAGGCCACCAGCACAGACGATTACAGTGGCGATGACTACTATGGCAACATGATCAGCCCCTGTAGCACTGGTACCAGTCTAACCCAAGGGTCCAACTACCAGCCCATTCTCTTCTACCTGGTGTTCACCCTGGGTCTGACAGGCAACAGTCTGGTGCTCTGGGTCCTCCTCAAGTACATGAAACTGAAGACCATGACAGACATCTGTTTGCTGAACCTAGCCCTATCTGACCTGCTCCTtgccctctccctgcctctctgggCCTACCACGCCCAGGGTCATGAGTTTGAAGGTGACAGTCCGTGTAAGATCATGGCTGGTGTCTACCAGGTGGGATTGTACAGCAGCATCCTATTTGTGACCATGATGAGTGTGGATCGCTACCTGGCCATCGTTCACGCCGTGACCGCCATGAGGGCCAGGACGTTGCGCTATGGAGCGCTGGCGAGCATCATCGTCTGGGTAGCGTCCATCGGCGCTGCTCTCCCTGAAGCTATCTTCGCAGCAGTAGTGTGGGAGGATGACGAGGACATTGGTTCAAGTTGCCAGCGGATTTACCCAGAGGACACAGAGAAGACATGGAAGTTGTTACGGAACTTTGGTGAAAACGGAGTGGGGCTCGTCCTATGTCTGCCCATAGTGGTTTTTTGTTACATCAGTATTCTCACTGTACTACAGAGGTTAAGGAACTCCAAAAAAGACAGGGCCATGAAACTGATATTCGCCATCGTGGGTATGTTTGTAGTCTCCTGGGTCCCTTACAACATTGTGGTTTTCCTCCGGACCCTTCAGATGTTTGACATTGGGAATAGCTGTGAGGCTTCAACACAGCTTGATAGAGCTATGGAGGTGACAGAGACTATAGCGCTGGCTCACTGCTGTGTCAACCCAGTCATCTACGCTTTTGTAGGAGAGAAATTCAGAAAGTGTTTGGGCACTGCGCTCTCTAGATATCCGCTGTGTAAAAAGCTCAGCAAACATGCAATGGTGAGCAGCAGAGGATCAGAAAATGAGACTTCTAACACACCTGTGTGA